The DNA segment ATTAAAACTTGATTATTATTTATAATTTCCATCTTTTCAATTTTACCACTAGATATAAATTCTTCTAATTCTTCTAATGTAAAAGCATAATTTAATAAATCAAATATCTTTCTTCTCTCTTTTTTTGACCATTTATAATATGTAGGAGCCGAAAATTCAAATAGTTCAACCATAATTTGTTCTTTTGTCATATTAAGCCTTTTGAGTTATATTAATATAATTAAGTTATTAAGTAATTTTATAAAAAATAAACTTAAAATATTTAATTTTCTATTGACAAATTATATAAAATTAATATACAATACTTTTAATTTAGTTTTAGTTTCTAAAAACTTAAATATTTTAATATAAAAAGGATTTCAGATGAAAATGGGATTTGATATAAAAGAAAATAGAAATACAAAAAGAATAGAAGTACCAAAAGATTTTACTAATGCAATGTTTTTTGGAAGAACAGGAAGTGGTAAAACTACAGGTGCAATATTGCCAGTAATGGAAGATAGAATAAAATCTGATTATGGTTTATTAGTATATGATTTTAAAGGTAGTTTACATTTACAAACAAAATATCTTGCAAATAAATATAAAAAGTTAAATAATGTTATTGAAATAGGTAAACCTTGGGGTAAAAATATTAATGTAATTAAATTTTTAACTACAAAACAACTACTAAATGTAGTACAATCAGATAGTGGTGTAAATGATTATTGGGATACAGCTTCAAAAAACTTACTTGAAGGAATATATTCTATTTTAAACCTTGAAAAATATATTTTTACTAAATTATCAGATCTATTAGGTGAGAATTATATTAATGAGATTAGTTTTAAAAAAATACATGATATTGTAAATAAACCGACTAATTTAAAAAACTTTTTATTAGAGTATAAAAACTCAAGAATTAAAACTATAGAGATAAAGTATCAAAAAGTACTAAATAAAATAGAAAATAGTGCTCTATTAAGTACTATTTCTAAAAAAATTAAACATTTAAAAGAGAATATAAAATCATTAGAGAACTATGAATTAGTTAATGATGGAGATGATAGTGGAAGAAATGGAGTTGTTAGTCACCTTGCTTCTTATACAGGAAATATAGCTTCAAATGATTTTTTAAATTATGATGACTTTGATATTGTAGGTGAGCTAAGAAGAGGAAAAATTATAATAATTAATGTATCTAATTTAACAGAAAATAGTTTGAACTTAATAAATTTAGGTATATATTCATCACTACAAAGATTAAATCAAAAATTTTTAAATCCAGTATCAATAATAGTTGATGAAGCTCAAAAAATTTTACATGCAGATTATTTACCAGAAACAGATGTTTGTAGAGAATCAAGATTTGAATATATCTTTGCTACTCAATCGCCTGTATTATTAGAAAATAAACTTACTACAAATAAATATAAAGAATTAATTCAAAATGTTATAACAAGAATGTCATTTGCAACGAATGAAAATGATTTGTATGAACCACATATATACATAGATACATACTATAGAACTAAATATGCTGAGCCACTATTTATTAATGATATAGATTTGTTTAAAGTTGAAGTTTTATATCAAAAAAAATTAGGAATCTTTGATTGTGTTGAAGAAGATAGAAAAAATATTTTTTATATAAAATTTGATGCAAAACTTTACGAACAAAGTAAAGTTTATAAAGTTTTTAAAAATCATCAAAGAGAAGAAACAGATTTTTTTGAAAAAGTTGATACTTTAACTATTAATATAGAGGACTATGACAATATTCAACTTTCAATTGATTCTTTACTTGAAGATATCAAACTAAAAGATTTTAAATTTGAAGAGAAAAAGAAGATAATAACTATATCTCATGTAATATCAACTATGGAAGAAAAAATAAAAGAGAGTGAAAAAAATATTGCTCAATTAATAATTGAAAAAGATAGTTTAAAAAAAGATTTTGAAAATATCTTAAGTAGTATCAATAACAGTGATGTTGAAAAAGAGAAAAAATGAAAATAGATATATTAAGTGACCTACATTTTGATAACTACTTTTATAATAAATACACAAAAGATGATGTAATTAACTTTTATAGTCAAATTATTGATTTTAATAATTGTGGAGATGTATTAGTAATTGCTGGTGATTTAGGACATAACAATCATCAAAATATAAAGATATTAAAAATTCTAAAAGAGTTTTATAAAAATATAGTTTGTGTTTTAGGAAATCATGATTATTATCTAGTAGGTAAAGAGAATAAGTCTTTATTTAAAGGCTCTTTTGAACGAGTTTTTAATATGAGAGAACTAATTAATAAGCAAGAGAATATCTATTGCTTAGATGGAGATATTATTGAAATTGATGGTGTTAAATTTGGTGGTTGTAATGGTTGGTATAATGAAGGTTATTTACAAGTAAATTATCCTGATGAATTTTTCCCAAAATATTCAACTAATATTATGTGGCAAAACTGTACTCCTGATTATAAAAATATTTTAGAAATTGAAAATTTTGATGATATATTTGAAATAGAAAAACCTAAAATTGAAAGAGTTTATAAAGAGTGTGATGTGATGATTACTCATGTTAATCCAAGTGCTAAAAAAGAATATTTAAATATTAAATATCAAAATCCCTCAAGTACATTTTTTTGCTTTGATGGTGAAGAGTATTTAAAAAATGGAAATATGAAATACTGGATATTTGGACATAACCACGATGTTATTGAATATGAAGAACATAATGTTACTTGTATTTGTAATCCTTTGGGTTACTACAATGAGAGTGGAAATGGAAAGTTTGTAAAAATAAAACAAATAATAATTTGAAGGATAAATAAAATGGATATAGATTTTACAAAAGGAAAATGGACTAATCCAATTTCAAAAGAGAAAGTTGAAAACATTCAAAAAAGAGCTAAATTGTGGGTAGAACTTAGAGAAAAATACCCAAATGATGAAGAACTTAAAAACTTATCCATGGAAGATATGACTAATAATGATTTTTGGTTTGAGAAATATAGGGAGAAATTAAAATGAATACTGAAAACTATGAAAAAACAAAAGAAGCAATAATCTATCAAAATAAGAAGTTTAGTAATGTAGTTGATGATAATTTTAATAAATTAAACAGTTTAAATCTTTATAAAGATAAAGTAGCTTTTGAATTCAAAGACGGGTGGACTGATTTAATTTATAATTTAGGTAAAGATATAGAAGAGTTATGCAAATTAACTAATTGTGAACTTCCAAAAATTCAACAAATAAAAGAGAAGTTTGGAACATTAAGATTTTATTACAATACTTTAAATTCACAATACCCTGAAATAGTAGAAAAAAGTATAAGAGCTTTAGTTTTTCAAGCTGAAATAAAATCATCTAATACTTACGAGGTATGTGGCAAATATGGTGAAACAAGAGTTGAGAATAGAATTTACACAACTGTTTGTGAAGAGCATAAAGGCAATTCAATTTCAAAAAATGAGTATGAAGAAATGGTTAAAAACCACCACGAAAAAAGAGCTTTAGAAAAGGTGAAAAAATGCAATTAAGTAAATTTGCACAAGCAAATGATGAAGTTCTAACTATGATTGATAGAAAAATGATTTTTAAAATAAACAAGGATTTCTTTATAGATGATAAAGGAATTAAAAGTTTTACAGAAAAAAATATTGAAAATATAGTGCCTTTAAAACTTAATCAAGAAGTACATTATGCAAAAAAATATATTAAAAGATGTACAAGAAGTGAAGATGGAATTATCTCTTTAGCTTTTAAAGAAGATATATATAATTTCCTAAAAGGCAAAGAGTATGATGAAGAAGATTGTTATGTATCAAATGGAAGTTTTTTAGTTGCTTGTTATTTAATGGGTGTTAGTGTAAAACTTCTTTATGATGAAGTAAATGAGATTACAAAAGATTTAGAAATTACAGATGATATTAAAAACAGTGTATGTAGTTTTGCCGAAGTTTGTTTACAAAAACCATTAAAAGAATACACTATAAAACCTACAAAAAATAAAACTTATTTTGGTTTGGAAATTTATCAAGAAAACCTAATCAAAGAAAATGATATTAAAAAACTACCTTTTTATGATTTTTGGCTAGATAGCTCAAAAGGAAGCACTCAACCTATTATAGATAATGAAGGGTATGTTTATTTGTGTGATTTTGAGAACTTTTCAAAACTATTCATCGAAACTGGAAAACATAGATTTCAAAAAAGAGATTAAAATGCAAACAGCAAAAATATTAGTCCAAAAACCCGAAATAGGATTAAGTGAAGATAACAAAGCTAAATTACAAAGTTTAGAAATATACAAAGATAAAAAACATTTTCAATTTTCAAATGGGTGGGTAGATTTAGCTTATGAATTAGGAAAAAATATAGAAGAAGTTTGTAAATTAGCAAATTGCGAACTTCCCAAAATAGAAGCTATGTATAACAAATATAATACTCTAAGAGTTGATTATCATTTTGTTTCATCTGTACCAAAAATTGTTGAAACATTAATTGACTCTTTAATCTATGTAACAGAAGATAAGTCTATGATGATTTGTGAGTATTGTGGTGCGAATGATGAAATAGAAACAACTGAAAAAAATAATCATTATATAAATGCTTGCGAGAAGTGTTTTAACAGAAAAAATAGAGTTTAATCCTAACGAGGTATGCAGCAAAATATAAATTAAGCTTTGAGTAATTAATAATTATTAAAAGCTAAAAAATCAAAGAGAAAATATGATGCAAAGATATAATAGTAAAAATAGAAGAATTGTTTCTAAAACAAACCTAAATAGAAAATTTCTAGCTTTTTGTAACTGGTCTTTTGCTAAAGAAAAACATTTAAAAGAGCAAGAAACTTTAGTTTTGTTTGATAGTTTTGATATTGAAAAAAGCCCTTTTTATATAAGAATTTTTAATGAAATGCCAAGAACTGTTTTAGAAGATTTTATTACGCATAACAATATAGATAAAAGTAAAGTAATTAATATTTATAAAGAGCTAAAACAAAATACTTCTTATAGGGTTAATGATTATGAATAAAGAGATAATTTTAAATTGTTTAAAAAATAATCTTCAACAATTCAAAGAAAAATACAATATTGAACAAATAGGATTATTTGGTAGTTATGCAAGAGATGAAGCTACCAAAGAGAGCGATATTGATATTTTTGTAAAAATGCCTCCAAAAATCTTTGATATGTTTGCTATTAAAGATTTAATTGAAAATGAATTAGGAAAAAAAGTTGATTTGATAAGAGAGCATACGCATATTAAACCATTACTTTTAAAAAGAATTAATAGAGATATAATATATGTCAAAGATATTTATGACGAGCTGTATCTACACGACCCCAAAGATTACACCTTTAATTGTTTTTGGCAAACACCGTTTCCTGCAAAACAAAAAGTTACATTAATTATTAGAAACTATTTAGGAACTATGAATAAACAAGATATTCATACTCTTTGTAAAAAATTTGGAAAAGATAGAGTTTTACAAGAACTAAACAATAAATATTACTCCACCGATAAATTAAACTAATATTATGGATATTGTTGGTACAATTTCTAATGGAAAAATTAGATAAAAATGATGCAAGAAAAGTAGATTCAAAAACATTGCAATATCTTCGGGATAGAGCAATAAAATTAAGAGAGAATGGTGTTAGTAATATTGAGACAGCTAGTATTTTAGGTTTATCAAAAATTACAACTTCAAGATGGTATAGTAAATATAAAAAAGATGGAGAGAAAGCTCTTAAAGTTCAAAAAACAGGTAGACCAAAAAAGAGTGGTAAACGCCTTAGTGATGAACAAGAATCAAGAATTATTAGTATGCTAATAGATACAACACCAGAACAGCTAAAATTTAAATTTGCCCTATGGACAAGGGAAGCAGTAAAACAATTGATTTTGAGAGAACTTGATGTTGATATGCCAATATCAACTGTTGGAGATTATTTAGCTAAATGGCAATTTACATCTAAAAAGCCAATAAAAAGAGCTTATGAGAGAAAAGATAGTGCTACAAAAGCTTGGCTTGAAATAGAGTACCCAAAGATAAAAAAAGAAGCAAAAATAAATAATGCTGATGTTTGGTGGGCAGATGAAACAGCTTGTGTTTCATTGCCAAGTAATCTAAAAGGATATGCACCAATAGGAAGTAAAATAAAACCAATATTAACTCATACAGCTAAAAAGTTTAAAGTTAATATGATAAGTGCTATTACTAATACAGGTAAATCAATGTTTGCACTTTATGATGATTCAATAGCTACTGATAATTTTATAGATTTTTTAGAAAAAGTAATAAAGTCAAATGATAAAAAAGTATTTATGATAGTAGATAACCTAAGAGTACATCATGCTAAAAAAGTAAAAGAGTGGGAAGAAGAGAATAAAGATAAAATAAAACTATTTTATCTACCACCATACTCTCCTGAATTTAACCCAGATGAATATTTAAATCAAGATTATAAAAGTAATGTACATAAAAATGGTCTGCCAAAGAATCAAAAAGAGTTAAAAGAAAATACGCAAAATTATATGGAGAGTTTACAAAAAAATCCACAAAAAGTTGCAAATTTCTTTTTACATCCTAGTGTTAAATATGCTAGTTAATAAAATTAACTCTGTTTATTGGGGGAGTAATATAAAGAATTATTTGAGGTAGGTTTTGTAAATATCAAAGGTTTAGAAATCCCTTTGAGAGGTGATTATAAAGAATATGGAACTTTTAAAGAGATATTGGAAATAGTGAATGAGTTTAGAACTAATTAATAAAGCTAATGAGCTGATTAAACAAACCGAAATAGAAGCTTTAAAAATAATCAAAAAAAGAGAATTGATTAAAAGTAAAATTGTTAATAATAGCCTAGCAATAGATTTTATAATTAATGCTCTTACTAAAAAAAGATATGATGATTTAACTTACAATGAAAGATTATTTGTAAATGATATTTTTGAAAATGCAACTAAAAAAGATTTACAGATTTTAAAAGATAAATATTTTATTGATTTAGAAGATTTAAAATCTATTTTTTTAAGCTCCCCGTATAGTAAAAATCTAAAGTTTTTAAAAGAGGTTTTAAATCAGTATTTTAATCATGATCAAAAAGCTGTTTTAGATTAGAGATGAGACTAATTAACTATCCACAAATAATAAATGTTACTGGTGAAAGCTGTAGATTAAAATAAAAAGTAAATCACTATTGC comes from the Aliarcobacter cibarius genome and includes:
- a CDS encoding TraM recognition domain-containing protein gives rise to the protein MKMGFDIKENRNTKRIEVPKDFTNAMFFGRTGSGKTTGAILPVMEDRIKSDYGLLVYDFKGSLHLQTKYLANKYKKLNNVIEIGKPWGKNINVIKFLTTKQLLNVVQSDSGVNDYWDTASKNLLEGIYSILNLEKYIFTKLSDLLGENYINEISFKKIHDIVNKPTNLKNFLLEYKNSRIKTIEIKYQKVLNKIENSALLSTISKKIKHLKENIKSLENYELVNDGDDSGRNGVVSHLASYTGNIASNDFLNYDDFDIVGELRRGKIIIINVSNLTENSLNLINLGIYSSLQRLNQKFLNPVSIIVDEAQKILHADYLPETDVCRESRFEYIFATQSPVLLENKLTTNKYKELIQNVITRMSFATNENDLYEPHIYIDTYYRTKYAEPLFINDIDLFKVEVLYQKKLGIFDCVEEDRKNIFYIKFDAKLYEQSKVYKVFKNHQREETDFFEKVDTLTINIEDYDNIQLSIDSLLEDIKLKDFKFEEKKKIITISHVISTMEEKIKESEKNIAQLIIEKDSLKKDFENILSSINNSDVEKEKK
- a CDS encoding metallophosphoesterase family protein gives rise to the protein MKIDILSDLHFDNYFYNKYTKDDVINFYSQIIDFNNCGDVLVIAGDLGHNNHQNIKILKILKEFYKNIVCVLGNHDYYLVGKENKSLFKGSFERVFNMRELINKQENIYCLDGDIIEIDGVKFGGCNGWYNEGYLQVNYPDEFFPKYSTNIMWQNCTPDYKNILEIENFDDIFEIEKPKIERVYKECDVMITHVNPSAKKEYLNIKYQNPSSTFFCFDGEEYLKNGNMKYWIFGHNHDVIEYEEHNVTCICNPLGYYNESGNGKFVKIKQIII
- a CDS encoding nucleotidyltransferase family protein translates to MNKEIILNCLKNNLQQFKEKYNIEQIGLFGSYARDEATKESDIDIFVKMPPKIFDMFAIKDLIENELGKKVDLIREHTHIKPLLLKRINRDIIYVKDIYDELYLHDPKDYTFNCFWQTPFPAKQKVTLIIRNYLGTMNKQDIHTLCKKFGKDRVLQELNNKYYSTDKLN
- a CDS encoding IS630 family transposase; the encoded protein is MEKLDKNDARKVDSKTLQYLRDRAIKLRENGVSNIETASILGLSKITTSRWYSKYKKDGEKALKVQKTGRPKKSGKRLSDEQESRIISMLIDTTPEQLKFKFALWTREAVKQLILRELDVDMPISTVGDYLAKWQFTSKKPIKRAYERKDSATKAWLEIEYPKIKKEAKINNADVWWADETACVSLPSNLKGYAPIGSKIKPILTHTAKKFKVNMISAITNTGKSMFALYDDSIATDNFIDFLEKVIKSNDKKVFMIVDNLRVHHAKKVKEWEEENKDKIKLFYLPPYSPEFNPDEYLNQDYKSNVHKNGLPKNQKELKENTQNYMESLQKNPQKVANFFLHPSVKYAS